CCGCACCTTCCTGCAACAGGCGCAGGCTTTCGGCATAGAACGGCCGGGCGACACGGTTGACGATAAAGCCCGGCGTTGAACGGGCGTGCACGGGTTGTTTGCCCCAGGCACTGGCGGTGTCGTAAAGGCAGGTGGCGACGGCGGGGGCGGTAGCCAGGCCCGAAACCACCTCGACCAGGGCCATCAGCGGTGCCGGGTTGAAAAAATGCATGCCAACCACTTGCTGTGGCCGCTTCAAGCCAGCGGCCAGGCTGGTGATCGACAACGACGAGGTGTTGCTGGCCAGGATGCAGTCGTCCGCGCACAGCGCTTCAAGCTCGTGAAACAGGGCCTGCTTCACTGGCAGGTTTTCAATAATGGCCTCGATGACCAAGCGGGCATCGGCCAGCGTGTCGAGGGTGTCCACTGGGCACAGGCGCGCGATGATCGCTTCACGCTCCCCCGCTGGCAGCTTGCCTTTTTCTACCAGGCGGGCGAGCTGACGGGCGATGCCCGCGACGGCCTGGGCAGCGGCACCTGGGCGGTTGTCGTAGAGTTTCACCGGGTGGCCGGCCTGCGCGGCCACCTGAGCGATACCAGCACCCATGGCGCCCGCACCGATCACGGCCACCTGGGTATTGCGGTCAAGTGCGCTCATGATCAACGCCCCTTGAACGCAGGTGTGCGCTTGCTCATGAAGGCGCTCACGCCTTCGCGGTAGTCCTCGCTGCGGCCGGCCAGGCGCTGCAGGTCACGCTCCAGCTCCAGTTGTTGGTCGAAACCGTTGTCGAAACTGGCGTTGAGGCTGCGTTTGATCAGGGCCAGGCCATAGGTTGGCTGGCTGGCAAGATGGCGGGCGAGGGTGAGGGCTTCGTCGCGTAGCGCGGCATCGTCGACCACGCGGTGGATCAGCCCCCATTGCTGAGCCTGTTCGGCCGTGAGGCGTTCACCCAGCATGGCCAGCGCCTTGGCCCGCGCCATGCCGACCAGTCGTGGCAGCAGCCAGGTGCCGCCTGAATCCGGGACCAGGCCGATCTTGCAGAAGGCCTGGATGAAGCTGGCCGAACGGGCGGCCAGCACCAGGTCGCAGGCCAGCGGTATGTTCGCACCGGCGCCCGCAGCCACGCCGTTGACCGCACAGACCACCGGCAGCGGCAAATCGCGCAAGGTGCGCACCAGCGGGTTGTAGAACTTTTCGATGGATTCGCCCAAGTCAGGCAGCTGCGCCCCTGGGGCGACATTGCGATCGGACAGGTCCTGGCCCGCGCAGAAGCCGCGGCCTTCACCGGTCAGCAGCAACACCCGCGCTTGGTTGCTCTGGCGTACTTGCTTCAATGCTTCGCGCACTTCCAGGTGCATGGCCGTATTGAAGCTGTTCAGCTGCTCCGGGCGGTTCAGTGACAGGAGGGCAACGCCGTCCTCGATGGAAAACAGGATGTGTTCGAAGGTCATGGCAGACTCGCTTGGTCAGTCGATGGGAAGGTGATCAGCGGCCTTTGAACCGGGCCTGGCGCTTTTCCTGAAAGGCGCGGATACCCTCGTCGCGGTCAGCGGTACCGGCGAGCAGGGTGAACGCGTGGCGCTCGAAACGCAGGCCACTGGCAAGGTCGATATCACCGGCCTTGAGCAGCGCCTCTTTGGCCAGGCGTACCGCCAGCGGCGCTTTGGCAGCGACACTGCGGGCCACTTGCAAGGCGCGCTCGACGGTCAGTTCCGGCTGGGTGATTTCACTGATCAGGCCGGCTTGCAAGGCGTGCTGGGCAGTGATGGCTTCACCGGTCAGCACCATCTGCATCGCCAGCGGCTTGCCCACGGCGCGGATCAGACGCTGGGTACCGCCAGCCCCGGGGATGATGCCAAGGTTGATCTCCGGCTGACCGAAACGGGCATCGGTAGCGGCGATGACAATGTCGGCGCACATCATCAGCTCGCAACCGCCACCCAGGGCGTAGCCGTTCACGGCGGCGATCAGGGGCTTGGAGAAGGCTGCGATTGTTTGCCAACAGGCGACGCGAGGGTCATTGAGGATGCCGACCAGATCGCGTTCGGCCATCTCGCGAATGTCGGCACCGGCAGCGAATGCCTTGCGGTTGCCGGTGATCACCACGGCGAAGGTCTGATCATCGCGCTCGGCGGCGTCCAGTTCGGTGGCTAGCTCCACCAGCAGTTCGGTGCACAGGGCGTTAAGCGCTTCTGGCCGTTGCAGGGTAATGAGCCGTACGCCGTGTTCCGGCGCCTGCGCATCGAGATAACGAGGCATAACGGGTTCCTCTGGCTGCACGCACGGCACATCGATTGGCCGGCATTTCTTGGAATTGTTTGCAGGGGCGAGGGCTGCCCCACGTCCAGGTGCCAACAGTATATGCCTTACGTG
The sequence above is drawn from the Pseudomonas putida genome and encodes:
- the paaG gene encoding 2-(1,2-epoxy-1,2-dihydrophenyl)acetyl-CoA isomerase PaaG; this translates as MTFEHILFSIEDGVALLSLNRPEQLNSFNTAMHLEVREALKQVRQSNQARVLLLTGEGRGFCAGQDLSDRNVAPGAQLPDLGESIEKFYNPLVRTLRDLPLPVVCAVNGVAAGAGANIPLACDLVLAARSASFIQAFCKIGLVPDSGGTWLLPRLVGMARAKALAMLGERLTAEQAQQWGLIHRVVDDAALRDEALTLARHLASQPTYGLALIKRSLNASFDNGFDQQLELERDLQRLAGRSEDYREGVSAFMSKRTPAFKGR
- the paaF gene encoding 2,3-dehydroadipyl-CoA hydratase PaaF codes for the protein MPRYLDAQAPEHGVRLITLQRPEALNALCTELLVELATELDAAERDDQTFAVVITGNRKAFAAGADIREMAERDLVGILNDPRVACWQTIAAFSKPLIAAVNGYALGGGCELMMCADIVIAATDARFGQPEINLGIIPGAGGTQRLIRAVGKPLAMQMVLTGEAITAQHALQAGLISEITQPELTVERALQVARSVAAKAPLAVRLAKEALLKAGDIDLASGLRFERHAFTLLAGTADRDEGIRAFQEKRQARFKGR